One Thermoanaerobacter pseudethanolicus ATCC 33223 DNA window includes the following coding sequences:
- a CDS encoding energy-coupling factor ABC transporter ATP-binding protein, protein MKKQFILEAIDVTFEYSDGTKALDGVNISIEKGKKTAVLGPNGVGKTTLFLHFNGILKPKSGKILYNGEEIKYNRTELTKLRKNVGIVFQNPDIQLFSASVYQEISFGPMNLGYPENIVKEKVEKAMKQMRIIDLKDKPTHFLSYGQKKSVSIADIIAMEPEVIILDEPTVYLDPKHVQEIMGLFDKLAEEEKTIILSTHDVDFAYSWADYIYVMRKGKVVAKGEPAVVFTNEKELDWSDLRKPMLLEIYEILKEKGIMNGSNIPKNIEELKKCIK, encoded by the coding sequence ATGAAAAAGCAATTTATATTAGAAGCGATAGATGTTACTTTTGAGTACAGCGACGGTACAAAAGCTTTAGATGGCGTAAATATATCGATAGAGAAGGGTAAAAAGACTGCAGTTTTAGGTCCAAACGGTGTAGGTAAAACAACACTGTTTTTGCACTTCAATGGAATTTTGAAACCTAAATCAGGAAAAATATTGTATAACGGGGAAGAAATAAAATACAATCGTACCGAACTTACCAAACTCAGAAAGAATGTGGGTATTGTTTTTCAAAATCCTGACATACAGCTTTTTTCTGCCAGTGTATACCAAGAGATTTCTTTTGGACCTATGAATTTGGGTTATCCAGAAAATATAGTAAAAGAAAAAGTGGAAAAAGCTATGAAACAAATGAGAATTATTGATTTAAAAGACAAGCCCACTCATTTTTTAAGCTATGGACAGAAAAAAAGCGTCTCAATAGCTGATATCATAGCTATGGAGCCTGAAGTCATTATACTGGATGAGCCAACGGTTTATTTAGATCCTAAGCATGTACAAGAAATCATGGGTTTGTTTGACAAATTAGCTGAAGAGGAAAAGACAATCATTTTATCAACTCATGATGTGGACTTTGCTTATTCATGGGCTGACTATATATATGTCATGAGGAAGGGAAAAGTTGTTGCAAAAGGCGAACCAGCAGTTGTTTTTACTAACGAAAAAGAACTCGATTGGAGTGATTTGAGAAAGCCTATGCTTTTGGAAATATATGAAATTTTAAAAGAAAAAGGAATTATGAATGGAAGTAATATACCAAAAAATATAGAGGAATTAAAAAAATGTATAAAATAA
- a CDS encoding porphobilinogen deaminase produces MKIIQALMSDIQIVPIRGNVRTRLKKMEELNLDGIVLSAAGLHRLGLESIITEYFPPDVVVPAPCQGILAVEIAESFDNIFQEFYSYIVDRRTFFEASVERELLKAFGVNCRQPFGAYAQYRKEKDEEKINIKVVYQKEDKLLKSEVTGLIEETDKMIEKLIEEFGGI; encoded by the coding sequence ATGAAAATAATACAGGCTTTAATGTCAGACATACAGATTGTTCCAATAAGAGGTAATGTAAGGACGAGGCTCAAAAAAATGGAAGAACTAAACCTTGACGGCATTGTTTTATCAGCGGCGGGTTTGCATAGGTTAGGATTGGAGAGTATTATTACTGAATATTTCCCACCTGATGTAGTTGTACCAGCACCTTGTCAGGGAATTCTTGCAGTAGAAATTGCAGAAAGTTTTGATAATATATTTCAAGAGTTTTATTCCTACATTGTTGATAGAAGAACATTTTTTGAGGCTTCTGTTGAAAGGGAACTTCTAAAAGCTTTTGGAGTTAATTGTAGACAGCCTTTTGGTGCCTATGCCCAATACAGAAAAGAGAAAGACGAAGAGAAAATAAACATAAAAGTTGTTTATCAAAAAGAGGATAAACTTTTAAAAAGTGAAGTGACTGGCTTAATTGAAGAAACCGATAAAATGATAGAAAAGCTTATTGAAGAATTTGGAGGTATATGA
- the cobS gene encoding adenosylcobinamide-GDP ribazoletransferase, giving the protein MEEIKRLVLAMQFMTRLPIPIEIDVEKREFYRIASYFPIVGIVIGGILSLLYIALKDFFSREIVMTFIVAFSYVLTGAMHIDGLADTFDGLFSNKDKSKMLEIMRDSRLGTNGVLAAIFIVVLKILFLTNIHENITLTALLITPIIGRLSIVFSMMISKSARGGEGLGGLMLGKVGIREFAIAFVISIATSYFILPLAVFVKILTISLFVTYIVSKYISLRIGGMTGDTLGAVNELAELTALICFVSVSL; this is encoded by the coding sequence ATGGAAGAAATTAAAAGATTGGTACTTGCGATGCAGTTTATGACACGCCTTCCTATACCAATAGAAATTGATGTTGAAAAAAGAGAGTTTTATAGAATAGCATCTTATTTTCCAATAGTCGGAATTGTTATAGGAGGTATCCTTTCACTTTTGTATATTGCTTTAAAGGATTTCTTTTCCCGGGAAATTGTAATGACTTTTATTGTAGCTTTTTCTTATGTTTTAACAGGAGCAATGCATATTGACGGGCTTGCAGATACTTTTGATGGCCTTTTTAGCAATAAGGATAAAAGTAAAATGCTGGAGATAATGAGAGACTCGAGACTTGGCACTAATGGAGTCTTAGCTGCAATTTTTATAGTTGTTTTAAAAATATTATTTCTCACCAATATACACGAAAATATTACTTTAACAGCACTTTTAATTACCCCAATTATTGGGAGATTGTCAATTGTGTTTTCTATGATGATAAGTAAATCTGCAAGAGGTGGAGAAGGCCTTGGAGGACTCATGCTGGGTAAAGTAGGGATAAGGGAATTTGCCATTGCTTTTGTTATTTCAATTGCTACAAGCTATTTTATACTGCCTTTAGCGGTTTTTGTAAAAATACTTACTATATCGCTTTTTGTTACTTATATTGTATCAAAGTATATTTCGCTGAGAATAGGTGGTATGACTGGGGATACTCTCGGTGCAGTAAATGAATTGGCAGAGCTTACTGCACTCATTTGCTTTGTAAGTGTGTCATTATAA
- the hemB gene encoding porphobilinogen synthase, whose translation MDLVKRPRRLRMNSILREMIRETSLDVGDLIYPLFVVPGDNIKEEIDSMPGVYHFSIDLLVEEVKEVRDLGIPAILLFGVPSYKDELGSEAYSEEGIVQKAVREIKEKVPEIVVITDVCMCGYTIHGHCGIVENGQVVNDKTIDYIAKIALSHVEAGADIVAPSDMMDGRVAAIRKLLDSKGFVNTPIMAYSAKYASSFYGPFREAANSFPQFGDRKSYQMDYGNSNEALREIALDIEEGADIVMVKPALSYLDIIRRVKDNFNIPIAAYNVSGEYSMVKAAAKMGWIDEKSVVLEILTSIKRAGADIVITYFAKDVAKWLITL comes from the coding sequence ATGGATTTGGTAAAAAGGCCAAGAAGGCTTAGGATGAACAGTATTTTAAGGGAGATGATACGAGAAACTTCTTTAGATGTTGGTGACCTTATATATCCTCTTTTTGTTGTGCCAGGAGATAATATAAAAGAAGAGATAGATTCAATGCCGGGTGTTTACCATTTTTCTATAGATTTGCTTGTAGAAGAAGTTAAAGAAGTGCGTGACCTTGGAATTCCTGCTATTTTACTTTTTGGTGTGCCTTCATATAAAGATGAATTAGGGTCAGAGGCTTATAGTGAGGAAGGCATCGTTCAAAAAGCGGTGAGAGAAATAAAAGAAAAAGTGCCTGAAATTGTGGTAATAACAGATGTGTGTATGTGTGGGTATACAATTCATGGTCACTGTGGAATTGTTGAAAATGGACAAGTTGTAAATGACAAAACGATAGATTACATCGCTAAAATAGCCTTGTCCCATGTTGAGGCAGGGGCGGATATTGTAGCGCCTTCTGACATGATGGATGGAAGAGTAGCTGCCATAAGAAAGCTTTTAGATAGTAAAGGATTTGTAAACACACCTATTATGGCTTACAGTGCTAAATACGCTTCCTCTTTTTATGGACCTTTTAGAGAAGCAGCAAATTCTTTCCCACAATTTGGCGACAGAAAGTCTTATCAAATGGACTATGGAAACTCCAACGAAGCCTTAAGAGAAATAGCTCTTGACATTGAAGAAGGAGCAGATATTGTCATGGTAAAGCCGGCACTTTCTTATCTTGATATTATAAGGCGGGTAAAGGATAATTTCAACATTCCTATTGCTGCTTATAATGTAAGTGGAGAATATTCAATGGTAAAGGCGGCAGCTAAGATGGGTTGGATTGATGAAAAATCGGTAGTCTTAGAAATACTCACTTCAATTAAAAGGGCAGGGGCAGACATAGTTATAACCTACTTTGCAAAGGATGTTGCAAAATGGCTTATTACCCTATAA
- a CDS encoding precorrin-2 C(20)-methyltransferase — protein MEFPMTYSKEDLKTKWEENVKKIKELLDEGKDVAFITIGDPMIYSTYIYILKGIEDYEVETIPGITSYSAAASRLNIPIAEGNETFAVISSGDVTEISKALDMFDNVVLMKISRRYEEIVNLLKEKSFKGYLVIKCGHKEEKISYDLDRYIGKKIDYLSLIITKKVK, from the coding sequence ATGGAATTTCCCATGACCTACTCAAAAGAAGACCTCAAAACAAAGTGGGAAGAAAATGTTAAAAAAATCAAAGAGTTGCTTGATGAGGGGAAAGACGTAGCTTTTATAACAATAGGAGACCCCATGATTTACAGTACCTACATATACATTTTAAAAGGAATTGAGGATTACGAAGTAGAGACGATTCCTGGAATCACCTCCTATAGTGCAGCTGCCTCAAGGTTAAATATCCCAATTGCGGAGGGAAACGAGACTTTTGCAGTGATTTCATCAGGAGATGTGACGGAAATTTCAAAAGCTCTTGATATGTTTGATAACGTGGTATTAATGAAAATTTCGAGAAGGTACGAGGAAATAGTAAATCTTCTAAAAGAAAAAAGCTTCAAAGGATACCTTGTGATAAAGTGCGGCCATAAAGAGGAAAAAATATCCTACGACCTTGATAGATATATAGGGAAAAAGATAGATTATTTGTCACTCATTATTACAAAGAAGGTGAAGTAG
- the hemL gene encoding glutamate-1-semialdehyde 2,1-aminomutase gives MKTDKSQKLFEKAKKLMPGGVNSPVRAFKSVGATPVFIKKGQGSHIWDEDGNEYIDYVLSWGPLILGHSHPQVVEAIKKQAQLGTSFGACTELEVKMAEKIIEAVPSIEVVRMVNSGTEATMSAIRLARGYTGRDIIVKFEGCYHGHSDSLLIKAGSGALTFGMPDSKGVTNEIAKDTIIARYNDIKMVEDIFKVYGENIAGVIVEPVAGNMGTVLPDEEFLKGLREITTKYGALLIFDEVMTGFRVSYSGAQGFYNVMPDITTLGKIIGGGLPVGAYGGREEIMRLVSPDGPVYQAGTLSGNPLAMTAGFETLKILSETSNIYEELDKKAEKLCKGLKESMVQNGIDVTINRIGSMMCMFFNKDEVKDYDSALKSNTVMYAAYFREMLKRGVYLPPSQFETFFLSMAHTEEDIEKTIEASFEVAKIISKQLE, from the coding sequence GTGAAAACTGATAAATCACAAAAGCTTTTTGAAAAAGCTAAAAAACTTATGCCGGGTGGTGTCAATAGCCCTGTAAGGGCTTTTAAATCAGTAGGAGCTACTCCTGTTTTTATAAAAAAGGGGCAAGGAAGTCATATATGGGATGAAGATGGCAATGAATACATAGACTACGTTCTTTCATGGGGACCGCTAATACTTGGGCATTCACATCCACAGGTGGTAGAAGCTATTAAAAAACAAGCACAACTGGGTACCAGTTTTGGAGCCTGTACAGAGTTGGAAGTTAAGATGGCAGAAAAAATAATTGAGGCTGTTCCATCTATAGAAGTTGTCAGAATGGTGAATTCAGGCACAGAAGCCACTATGAGTGCTATAAGATTGGCAAGGGGATATACGGGCAGAGACATCATTGTAAAATTTGAAGGATGTTATCACGGACATTCTGACAGCCTGCTTATAAAAGCAGGGTCAGGTGCACTTACTTTCGGAATGCCTGATTCAAAGGGCGTAACAAATGAGATAGCAAAGGATACAATTATAGCTAGATACAATGACATCAAAATGGTAGAAGATATTTTTAAAGTTTATGGTGAAAATATCGCTGGTGTCATTGTAGAGCCTGTTGCCGGAAACATGGGTACTGTTTTGCCTGATGAAGAGTTTTTAAAAGGATTGAGAGAGATTACTACAAAGTATGGAGCACTTTTAATTTTTGATGAAGTGATGACAGGTTTTAGAGTGTCTTATTCGGGGGCACAAGGATTTTACAACGTCATGCCTGACATTACCACACTTGGGAAAATCATTGGAGGTGGACTTCCTGTCGGTGCCTATGGAGGAAGAGAAGAGATAATGAGGTTGGTTTCTCCTGATGGGCCTGTGTATCAAGCAGGGACTTTGTCTGGCAATCCTCTAGCAATGACAGCAGGCTTTGAGACTTTAAAAATATTATCTGAAACTTCCAATATTTATGAAGAGTTAGACAAGAAAGCAGAAAAATTGTGTAAGGGGTTAAAAGAAAGCATGGTTCAAAATGGAATTGATGTTACAATAAATAGAATAGGCAGCATGATGTGTATGTTTTTTAATAAAGATGAAGTAAAGGATTATGACTCTGCTTTAAAATCAAACACTGTTATGTATGCCGCATATTTTAGAGAAATGCTAAAAAGGGGTGTATACCTGCCTCCTTCTCAATTTGAGACCTTCTTTTTATCAATGGCTCACACAGAGGAGGATATTGAAAAAACAATTGAGGCTAGTTTTGAAGTTGCAAAAATTATAAGTAAGCAATTAGAATAA
- a CDS encoding energy-coupling factor ABC transporter substrate-binding protein, which yields MKDKKFLMKNLILGLLVILLIVFPLVTIKNAEFAGADDRATQAIAEVDKNYKPWFEPIWEPPSGEIESLLFALQAAIGAGFLGYYIGVAKWRKNVNR from the coding sequence ATGAAGGATAAAAAGTTTTTAATGAAAAATTTGATATTAGGTTTGTTGGTCATTTTGCTGATCGTGTTTCCTCTTGTTACTATTAAAAACGCTGAATTTGCTGGCGCAGATGACAGGGCGACACAGGCTATTGCTGAGGTAGACAAAAATTATAAGCCATGGTTTGAACCAATTTGGGAGCCACCAAGCGGAGAAATTGAAAGCCTTTTGTTTGCGCTCCAAGCTGCAATTGGCGCAGGATTTTTAGGATATTATATAGGTGTTGCGAAGTGGAGAAAAAATGTTAATAGATAG
- a CDS encoding sirohydrochlorin chelatase: MKSLKNTKDVKAGFMEFNEPDISTSIREFVEERIYDIIAVPMFLFEGNHVLHDIPEVFGKEKEKYPGLKIKFAKSIGYDDRIVGPQAKENEVLLMRLQSLI, encoded by the coding sequence ATAAAGAGCCTAAAAAATACCAAAGATGTAAAGGCAGGTTTTATGGAATTTAACGAGCCTGATATATCTACTTCCATAAGAGAATTTGTCGAAGAAAGAATTTACGATATCATAGCAGTTCCTATGTTTTTATTTGAAGGAAACCATGTGTTACATGATATACCTGAGGTTTTTGGAAAAGAAAAAGAAAAATATCCGGGTTTAAAGATTAAGTTTGCAAAGTCTATAGGGTATGATGACAGGATCGTAGGCCCACAAGCAAAGGAGAATGAAGTATTGCTTATGAGATTGCAAAGCCTTATATAA
- the cbiQ gene encoding cobalt ECF transporter T component CbiQ, with protein MLIDSYSYTNRMYNVHPVEKLLFALLTMILCFEFDAYTNIAVIILMFVVTVFKAKIPARVYIKLMLIPFSFLIISILTLIINVIGDKSVALISLNIFGVTLGITEKGINTAVILFFRVLAVVSCLYFLALTTPVVDIINVLKKLKIPSLFLELLQLIYRLIFVLVEAAEEIYISQDSRLGYATLKNSYRSLGFLISSLFIKSYKDSQDLYVALEARGYNGELKVIGKDYKFCYKNIIFIILIELILISISMLLRR; from the coding sequence ATGTTAATAGATAGTTACTCTTACACAAACAGGATGTACAATGTACATCCTGTTGAAAAACTTTTATTTGCCCTTTTAACAATGATTTTGTGCTTTGAATTTGATGCCTATACTAATATTGCAGTAATTATTTTGATGTTTGTGGTAACTGTATTTAAAGCGAAAATTCCAGCAAGAGTGTACATTAAGCTTATGCTAATTCCTTTTTCTTTTTTGATAATAAGCATATTGACACTTATCATAAATGTTATAGGGGATAAGAGTGTTGCATTAATAAGCCTTAATATTTTTGGAGTAACTTTAGGAATTACTGAAAAAGGCATTAATACTGCTGTTATTTTATTTTTCAGAGTTTTAGCAGTAGTGTCTTGTTTGTATTTTCTCGCTCTTACTACTCCTGTAGTTGACATTATAAATGTCTTAAAGAAATTAAAAATTCCTTCACTATTTTTGGAGTTACTTCAGCTAATTTACAGATTGATATTTGTTTTAGTCGAGGCTGCTGAGGAAATCTATATATCTCAGGATTCAAGATTGGGATATGCCACATTAAAAAATAGTTATAGGTCTTTAGGCTTTTTGATATCTTCTCTTTTTATTAAGTCTTACAAAGATTCACAGGATTTATATGTGGCTTTAGAAGCAAGGGGTTATAACGGAGAACTAAAAGTCATCGGTAAAGATTACAAATTTTGTTATAAAAATATAATATTTATTATTTTGATAGAACTAATTTTAATAAGCATATCAATGCTTTTAAGAAGGTGA
- the cobA gene encoding uroporphyrinogen-III C-methyltransferase has product MSGIVYLIGAGPGDIGLLTLRAVELIKNADVLVYDRLINEDILKMAKKDAELIDVGKFPDNHKVPQNKINEIIAKKALSGKKVARIKGGDPFVFGRGGEEAEYLSQKRIPYEVVPGITSAVAVLSYAGIPVTHRDLSSSFHVITGHEWEGKDKNLDWGVISKLEGTLVFLMGIKNIEKIVQKLLNYGKDPHTPAAVVMEGTTPKQKVITGKLIDIPSLVRKEGIKNPAVITVGDVVALRDRLKWYENKKLFGKRILLTRTYEQSQQMKKILSEEGADVVVCPTIKITPFLDNIVKFLEEIHKFDYAVFTSVNDVWSFIEASREKRVDLRNLRIKVVAIGSKTAEALENIFIYPDIIPEEYTSYSLANALKKHVEGKNIALLTSQIGGDILMESLGNCANVQKIVAYKNEPNYEIKEKLISELRKGIDIAVFTSSSTFNYMHQLIGDEINLLKNSKIAAIGPVTKKAIEDKGFNVDIMPSEYTTEKLIEEILKNYQNQ; this is encoded by the coding sequence ATGTCAGGGATTGTATATTTGATCGGAGCAGGACCTGGAGATATTGGGCTTTTAACATTGAGAGCAGTCGAACTAATAAAAAATGCAGATGTGCTGGTGTATGATAGGCTCATTAATGAAGATATTTTAAAAATGGCAAAAAAGGATGCAGAGCTTATTGATGTTGGAAAGTTTCCAGATAATCACAAAGTACCTCAAAATAAAATAAACGAAATAATTGCGAAAAAGGCCCTTTCTGGCAAAAAAGTAGCGAGAATTAAAGGAGGAGACCCATTTGTATTCGGAAGAGGTGGCGAAGAGGCTGAATACCTTTCACAAAAAAGGATACCTTATGAGGTAGTGCCAGGCATAACATCTGCAGTGGCTGTCCTATCCTATGCAGGAATTCCTGTAACTCATAGAGATTTAAGCTCTTCATTTCACGTAATAACGGGTCATGAATGGGAAGGGAAAGATAAAAACCTCGATTGGGGGGTCATATCAAAACTCGAGGGGACACTTGTATTTCTCATGGGGATAAAAAATATAGAAAAAATTGTGCAAAAACTTCTTAATTACGGCAAAGATCCTCATACACCAGCAGCAGTAGTAATGGAAGGCACTACTCCAAAGCAAAAAGTTATAACTGGGAAACTCATTGATATTCCAAGTCTCGTCCGAAAAGAAGGAATAAAAAATCCTGCAGTTATCACTGTAGGAGATGTTGTGGCATTAAGGGATAGATTAAAATGGTACGAAAACAAAAAGCTTTTTGGAAAAAGGATTTTGCTTACAAGGACCTATGAACAGTCACAGCAGATGAAAAAAATTTTGAGCGAAGAGGGAGCAGATGTTGTTGTTTGTCCTACTATTAAAATCACGCCGTTTTTAGATAATATAGTAAAGTTTTTAGAAGAAATACACAAATTTGATTATGCTGTATTTACAAGTGTAAATGACGTTTGGAGTTTTATTGAAGCTTCCCGAGAAAAAAGGGTTGATTTAAGAAATTTAAGAATTAAAGTAGTAGCGATAGGAAGTAAAACTGCGGAAGCTTTAGAAAATATTTTTATATATCCAGATATAATTCCTGAGGAGTACACCTCATACTCTTTAGCAAATGCACTTAAAAAACATGTTGAAGGAAAAAACATAGCGCTTTTGACTTCTCAGATAGGCGGGGATATATTAATGGAAAGTCTAGGAAATTGTGCTAACGTACAAAAAATTGTCGCATATAAAAATGAACCAAATTATGAAATAAAGGAAAAGCTTATAAGTGAACTCCGCAAAGGAATAGATATTGCTGTATTTACAAGTTCCTCTACCTTTAATTATATGCATCAATTAATAGGAGACGAAATAAATCTTCTAAAAAACTCTAAAATAGCTGCAATAGGACCTGTAACAAAGAAAGCTATAGAGGATAAAGGATTTAATGTAGACATAATGCCAAGTGAATACACAACGGAAAAACTTATTGAAGAAATATTAAAAAACTATCAAAACCAATAG
- a CDS encoding energy-coupling factor ABC transporter permease, whose protein sequence is MKKWKWVLFTAFALLLIAPEIAYSMHIMEGFLPLKWCIIWDIASLPFVVVGLIAINKKVKENPKLKMLLGFAGAFAFVLSALKIPSVTGSCSHPTGVGLGAILFGPFVMSVLGLIVLLFQALLLAHGGITTLGANTFSMAIVGPIASYYIFKGIKKAGGPNWLAVFLAASIGDLLTYVTTSLQLAIAFPTEVGGFTASFLKFMGIFAVTQVPLAISEGLLTVLVINMLTAYSKEELIELNVLEKEGKAV, encoded by the coding sequence GTGAAAAAATGGAAATGGGTATTGTTTACAGCATTTGCGCTACTTTTAATAGCGCCGGAAATTGCCTATTCCATGCACATAATGGAAGGGTTTCTTCCTCTTAAATGGTGCATAATATGGGATATAGCTTCTTTGCCTTTTGTGGTTGTGGGACTTATAGCGATAAACAAAAAGGTAAAGGAAAATCCAAAGCTTAAAATGCTTTTGGGTTTTGCAGGTGCTTTTGCTTTTGTGCTTTCGGCCTTGAAAATCCCTTCAGTTACAGGAAGTTGTTCGCATCCAACCGGTGTAGGGCTTGGAGCTATACTCTTTGGACCTTTTGTTATGAGTGTTTTAGGCCTTATAGTGCTTTTGTTTCAGGCACTGCTTTTAGCTCATGGGGGTATAACAACTTTGGGTGCTAATACATTTTCCATGGCTATAGTAGGGCCAATTGCTTCCTATTATATATTTAAAGGAATAAAAAAAGCAGGTGGTCCAAATTGGCTTGCAGTATTTTTAGCTGCCTCAATTGGGGATTTGCTTACATATGTGACAACATCCCTCCAACTTGCTATTGCTTTTCCTACTGAAGTAGGCGGATTTACAGCCTCATTTTTAAAATTCATGGGGATATTTGCAGTGACACAGGTACCTTTGGCAATAAGTGAGGGGCTTTTAACTGTGCTTGTAATTAATATGCTAACTGCCTACAGCAAAGAGGAACTCATTGAGCTTAACGTTTTAGAGAAAGAAGGTAAGGCAGTATGA
- the cobU gene encoding bifunctional adenosylcobinamide kinase/adenosylcobinamide-phosphate guanylyltransferase: protein MSLVMITGGARSGKSEFAEKLALEKGGNSVLYIATSIPFDEEMKERVKRHKERRPPFWQTKEVYKNLYDVISKSNAKVALIDCLTVMITNLLMEVDLTWEKVELKEIDNIEKQIADEVDKILSAKKDFKGDIILVTNEVGMGLVPEYKLGRIFRDIAGRMNKKVADAADEVYLMVSGIPLKIKG from the coding sequence ATGAGCCTTGTTATGATCACAGGTGGTGCAAGGTCTGGCAAAAGTGAATTTGCTGAAAAATTGGCTTTAGAAAAAGGAGGAAACAGTGTCCTTTATATAGCTACTTCTATTCCTTTTGACGAAGAAATGAAGGAAAGGGTCAAAAGGCATAAAGAGAGAAGGCCACCTTTTTGGCAGACAAAAGAAGTCTACAAAAATTTATATGACGTAATATCAAAAAGCAATGCCAAAGTCGCATTGATTGACTGCCTTACAGTTATGATTACAAACCTATTAATGGAAGTTGACTTAACATGGGAAAAAGTAGAGTTGAAGGAGATTGATAACATAGAAAAGCAAATTGCTGACGAAGTAGATAAGATATTAAGTGCTAAGAAGGATTTTAAAGGGGATATAATTCTTGTGACAAATGAAGTGGGAATGGGATTAGTGCCCGAATACAAACTGGGCAGGATATTTAGAGATATAGCAGGCAGGATGAATAAAAAAGTGGCAGATGCTGCAGATGAAGTTTATCTAATGGTTTCAGGAATACCTCTTAAAATAAAGGGATGA
- a CDS encoding NADP-dependent isocitrate dehydrogenase gives MANKIQMKVPLVEMDGDEMTRIIWKLIKEILLEPYIDLKTEYYDLGIKNRDKTEDQVTVNAAYAIKKYGVGVKCATITPNAQRVEEYNLKKMWKSPNGTIRAILDGTVFRTPIIVESIKPLVKTWKKPITIARHAYGDIYKDVEYRVENKGKAELVFTSETGEVSRQTIHEFEGPGVILGMHNTDESIKSFARACFNYALDTKQDLWFATKDTISKIYDHRFKDIFQEIYENEYKEKFEKAGIEYFYTLIDDAVARIIRSEGGMIWACKNYDGDVMSDMVATAFGSLAMMTSVLVSPDGKYEFEAAHGTVTRHYYKYLKGEETSTNSIATIFAWTGALKKRGELDGIESLVNFADKLENASLQTIEKGIMTKDLAALSDLPNKTVVNTESFLLEIKKTLEEIM, from the coding sequence ATGGCTAACAAAATTCAAATGAAGGTACCCCTCGTTGAAATGGACGGGGACGAAATGACAAGAATCATATGGAAATTGATAAAAGAAATACTTTTAGAGCCCTATATAGACCTTAAAACGGAATATTATGACCTTGGAATTAAAAACAGAGATAAAACAGAGGATCAGGTCACGGTTAATGCGGCATATGCCATCAAAAAATATGGTGTCGGCGTAAAATGTGCAACAATTACTCCAAATGCCCAGAGAGTTGAAGAATACAACCTTAAAAAAATGTGGAAAAGCCCTAATGGTACAATCAGAGCAATACTTGATGGCACAGTTTTTCGCACACCTATTATTGTGGAAAGTATTAAACCTCTCGTAAAAACATGGAAAAAGCCCATTACAATTGCAAGGCATGCCTATGGAGACATTTATAAAGATGTAGAATATCGGGTTGAAAACAAAGGAAAAGCAGAACTTGTTTTTACCTCTGAAACAGGTGAAGTGTCAAGGCAAACAATACATGAATTTGAAGGTCCTGGTGTCATCCTTGGCATGCACAACACTGATGAATCGATAAAGAGTTTTGCAAGAGCATGTTTTAACTATGCCTTAGATACAAAGCAAGATTTGTGGTTCGCAACCAAAGACACCATATCAAAAATTTATGACCACAGATTTAAAGACATATTCCAGGAAATATACGAAAATGAATATAAAGAAAAATTTGAGAAAGCGGGAATTGAATATTTCTATACTCTTATTGACGATGCTGTGGCTCGAATTATAAGGTCTGAAGGCGGAATGATTTGGGCATGCAAAAATTATGACGGCGATGTAATGTCAGATATGGTAGCAACAGCATTTGGAAGCCTCGCCATGATGACATCTGTGCTAGTATCTCCTGATGGCAAATACGAATTTGAAGCAGCTCATGGAACAGTTACAAGGCATTATTACAAATACCTTAAAGGAGAAGAGACCTCTACAAATTCTATTGCTACAATTTTCGCATGGACAGGTGCTTTGAAAAAGAGAGGAGAACTTGACGGAATAGAAAGCCTCGTAAACTTTGCTGACAAACTGGAAAATGCATCTCTTCAAACAATTGAAAAAGGTATAATGACAAAAGATTTAGCAGCTCTCTCTGATTTGCCAAATAAAACTGTTGTAAATACAGAAAGTTTTCTTCTTGAAATTAAAAAGACCTTGGAAGAGATAATGTAA